In the Rubrivivax gelatinosus IL144 genome, AGGTCGACGCGACGCTGGACCTGCTCGAACAGGCCCTGGGCGGCGGCCACGCCGACGCCGCCGCCGGCTTCGTGCTGCCGTCGGCGATGGACGCCGGCCAGCTCGCCGCCCTGACCGGCGGCGCTTCCCCCACCCCTCCCAGCGCCGACGGCGCCGACACCCGATGAGCCACTCCTCCCCTGCCGACGGCGCCGCGCCGCTCGTCGCCCGCCTCGTCGAGCGCCACGGCGCGACCTGGGTCGGTGCCGACTCGGTCGATGCCTTCCTCGCCGGCGACGGCGACCGCGTGCTGTTCTTCCACGGCGACCCGGTGCGTTTCCCCGAAGGCGTCGACGTCGCCGTCGTGCTGCCCGAGCTGCAAGCGGCCTTCCCCGGCCGCTTCACCGTCGGCGTCACGACGCGCGCCGACGAAGACCGCCTGGCGGCGCGTTTCGGCGCCCAGCGCTGGCCCTCGCTCGTCTTCCTGCGCGACGGCCGCTACGTGACGACGATCGCCGGCATGCTGGACTGGACCGACTTCGTCGCGCGCGTCGCCGCCGCGCTGGCGATGCCGACGAGCCGCGCGCCGATCGTGCTGGCCGCCGCCGACGCCGGCCCCGGTTGCCATTGAAAGCCGCTCGATGAACGCCCCGATCAGCCCCCGCCCCTTCCCGATCCCGCTCGTGGCCGCCGGCCCCGGCAGCCACGAGGACGACGGCCTGGACTACCTGGAGATGCCGCAGGGCATGGCCACCTACCAGGCGCCGCGCCTGCCCGAGCCCGAGCAGCTGGGCGGCCACGACGCCGCCGTCGCCGTGCTGCGCCAGGCGCTGGCCGCGGTGCAGGCCTGCACCCGCGGCGAGACGCCGGCGCCGGTGTCGCTGGCCGGCCTGTCGCCCGACGACCTGGCGCTGGTGCACCAGGTGCTCGGCGAAGGCGAGGTCAGCGCCCAGGTGCTGGGCGACGACGGCCGGCCGCAGGTGCAGGTGCAGGAATCGGTCTTCGCCGGCGTCTGGCGCGTCGTCGAGCTGCTGGCCGACGGCCAGGTCGCCGACACAATCGAATGCGGCCCGGTGCCCGCCGTGCTGCTGCGCGCGGCGCAGGAAGACGGCCACAGCCCGGCCGCCGAAGCGATGGCGCCGCCGCCGGGCGTGATGAACGCGCCGGCCATCCTCACCGAGCTCGCCGAACAGCGCCACCAGTGGCGCGCCGGGCAGCCGGCGCACGTCGTCAACCTGACGCTGCTGCCGCTGTCGCCCGAGGACATCGGCTTCATGGACCACCAGATCGGCACCGGCCGCGTCGTCGTGCTGTCGCGCGGCTACGGCAACTGTCGCATCACCGACACGCGGGTGCCCAACACCTGGCGCGTCGTCTACTACAACTCGCAGGACAAGGTGATCCTGAACTCGGTCGAGGTCTGTGCGATCCCCGAGGTCGTTTGCGCCGCGCCCGAAGACCTGGCCGACTCGGCCGAGCGCCTGGACGAGGTGCTGCAGTGGGTGGCGCAGGGATGAACACCGAGGCGCGTTTCGAGGGCAGCTACCTCGGCGACCGCAGCCGCCTGCCGGCCGGCGCGCGGCTGGAATGCAAGATCTGCTGGTGGGTCTACGACCCGGCCGAAGGCGACGCCACCTGGCAGATCCCGCCCGGCGTGCCCTTCGCCGAGCTGCCGGCGCACTGGCGCTGCCCGCAGTGCGACGGCGACGCCGAGCAGTTCATGGTGCTGGCCGACGACGGAGCGGCCGGGTGACACCGATGGCGCGTGTGCCCGCGCTCGAAGCCGCGTTCGGCGAGATCGCGGCGACACGCATGCGCGGCCTGCCCTTCCTGAACCCGCGGCTGGCGGTGCAGGCCGTCGGCTTCGCGCCGCACACGGGAGAGGACGGCGAAGCCGCCGTCGGCGTGCTGCTGACGCCCTGGTTCATGAACCTCGTGCGGCTGCCGGCCGGCGCGGCGCTGGCCGTCGGTGCCAAGGCCGATCGCGAGTTCGGCGGCCGGGTCTTCGAGTTCATCGGCGCGCATGAACCCCGCTGTGGCGGCTACGAAGCCTGCTCGCTGTTCTCGCCGGTCACGGAGTTCGCCGACCAGGCCGCGGCGGTGGCAACCGCACGCGAGCTGCTGACGCTGCTGCGGCCGGCCGCGGTGCCGCCCCCGCCGGCGCGCGAGCCGGTGCCGTCGCGGCGCGGTTTCCTCTTCGGGCGCGGCGCATGACGGTCGATCTCGCCGGCCACGTCGAGCTGCGCCCCGGGCGCCGGCCGGCGGTGGTCAGCACGCGCGCCGAACTCGCGCCGCGGCTCTTGAACGGCGTGGCGGTGCAGGAGGCGCCGCGCCGCGCCGCCGCGCTGTTCACGCTGTGCGCCCCGGCGCATGCGCTGGCCGCGCACGAGGCGATCGGCGCCGCCGGGGCTGGCGAGGCGCTGGCGCCGGCGACGGTCTCGCT is a window encoding:
- a CDS encoding thioredoxin domain-containing protein, with product MSHSSPADGAAPLVARLVERHGATWVGADSVDAFLAGDGDRVLFFHGDPVRFPEGVDVAVVLPELQAAFPGRFTVGVTTRADEDRLAARFGAQRWPSLVFLRDGRYVTTIAGMLDWTDFVARVAAALAMPTSRAPIVLAAADAGPGCH
- a CDS encoding hydrogenase expression/formation protein, translating into MNAPISPRPFPIPLVAAGPGSHEDDGLDYLEMPQGMATYQAPRLPEPEQLGGHDAAVAVLRQALAAVQACTRGETPAPVSLAGLSPDDLALVHQVLGEGEVSAQVLGDDGRPQVQVQESVFAGVWRVVELLADGQVADTIECGPVPAVLLRAAQEDGHSPAAEAMAPPPGVMNAPAILTELAEQRHQWRAGQPAHVVNLTLLPLSPEDIGFMDHQIGTGRVVVLSRGYGNCRITDTRVPNTWRVVYYNSQDKVILNSVEVCAIPEVVCAAPEDLADSAERLDEVLQWVAQG
- a CDS encoding rubredoxin; translated protein: MNTEARFEGSYLGDRSRLPAGARLECKICWWVYDPAEGDATWQIPPGVPFAELPAHWRCPQCDGDAEQFMVLADDGAAG
- the hybE gene encoding [NiFe]-hydrogenase assembly chaperone HybE; the protein is MARVPALEAAFGEIAATRMRGLPFLNPRLAVQAVGFAPHTGEDGEAAVGVLLTPWFMNLVRLPAGAALAVGAKADREFGGRVFEFIGAHEPRCGGYEACSLFSPVTEFADQAAAVATARELLTLLRPAAVPPPPAREPVPSRRGFLFGRGA